From Xiphophorus couchianus chromosome 23, X_couchianus-1.0, whole genome shotgun sequence, one genomic window encodes:
- the LOC114138940 gene encoding moesin-like isoform X4, which translates to MSTINVRVTTMDAELEFAILPSTTGKQLFDQVVKTIGLRETWFFGLQYQDSKGFSTWLKMNKRVTAQDVKKNNPLLIKFRARFYPEEVAEELIQEATQRLFFLQVKESILNDDIYCPPETAVLLASYAVQVKHGDYSKDYHVPGYLTKEKLLPQRVLEQHKLNKNQWEERIQVWHQEHKGMLREDAMLEYLKIAQDLEMYGVNYFNIKNKKGSELWLGVDALGLNIYDKKDKMTPKIGFPWSEIRNISFNDKKFVIKPIDKKAPDFVFYVPRLRINKRILALCMGNHDLYMRRRKPDTIEVQQMKAQAREEKNKRQMERALLESEKKKRENAEKETEKIARETMELMERLRQIEEQTKRAQDELEEQTRRALELEKERTIAQEEAERLDYDRRAAVEAKAALLHHSETQIKSQEGLATELAELTTKISQLEEAKKKKDEEAQQWQKRNSAHPHMHEHDETDESSAEASAELTAPGMVCDRSEEERVTEAQKNQRLQKNLKFLSTELARAVDESKKTPNDLIHAENVRAGRDKYKTLRQIRQGNTKQRIDEFESM; encoded by the exons ATGTCAACT ATCAATGTCCGAGTTACAACAATGGACGCGGAGTTGGAGTTTGCCATCCTGCCAAGCACGACTGGCAAACAGCTTTTTGACCAG GTGGTGAAGACGATCGGACTAAGAGAAACATGGTTCTTCGGCCTTCAGTATCAGGACAGCAAAGGCTTCTCCACCTGGCTCAAGATGAACAAGAGA GTGACGGCTCAAGATGTGAAGAAGAACAACCCCCTGCTGATTAAGTTCAGGGCCAGGTTTTACCCGGAGGAGGTAGCCGAGGAGCTGATCCAGGAGGCAACGCAGCGCCTCTTCTTCCTGCAG GTGAAGGAGAGCATCCTGAACGACGACATATACTGTCCGCCCGAGACTGCAGTGCTCCTGGCATCGTATGCAGTGCAAGTCAAACACGGAGACTACAGCAAAGATTATCACGTACCGGGATACCTCACCAAAGAGAAGTTGCTGCCACAGAG GGTTTTGGAGCAGCAcaagctgaataaaaatcagTGGGAGGAAAGAATCCAGGTGTGGCATCAAGAGCACAAGGGAATGCTGAG GGAGGACGCAATGCTGGAGTATCTGAAGATAGCCCAGGACCTGGAGATGTACGGGGTCAACTACTTCAACATCAAGAACAAGAAAGGGTCCGAGCTGTGGCTGGGGGTGGACGCGCTGGGGCTGAACATTTATGACAAGAAAGACAA GATGACCCCAAAGATCGGCTTCCCCTGGAGTGAGATAAGAAACATCTCATTCAACGACAAGAAATTTGTCATCAAGCCAATTGACAAGAAAGCCCCG GACTTTGTTTTCTATGTACCTCGTCTCCGCATCAACAAACGCATCCTGGCATTGTGCATGGGAAACCATGACCTGTACATGCGCAGACGCAAACCCGACACCATCGAGGTCCAGCAGATGAAGGCCCAGGCCAGGGAGGAGAAGAACAAGAGGCAAATGGAGCG GGCTCTGCTcgagagcgagaaaaaaaagCGAGAAAACGCCGAGAAGGAAACGGAGAAGATTGCCCGGGAGACCATGGAGCTGATGGAACGATTGAGACAGATTGAAGAGCAGACAAAGAGAGCTCAAGACG AGCTGGAAGAGCAGACCCGCAGAGCCCTGGAGTTGGAAAAGGAGAGAACAATCGCTCAGGAGGAGGCAGAGCGTCTGGACTACGACCGCAGAGCTGCAGTGGAGGCGAAAGCGGCCCTGCTGCACCATTCCGAGACCCAGATCAAGAGCCAGGAAGGCCTG GCCACTGAGCTGGCTGAGCTTACCACTAAGATCTCCCAGCTGGAAGAAGCCAAGAAGAAAAAGGACGAGGAGGCGCAGCAATGGCAGAAAAGG AACTCTGCTCACCCCCACATGCACGAGCACGACGAGACGGACGAGAGCAGCGCCGAGGCGAGCGCCGAGCTGACCGCCCCCGGCATGGTCTGCGACCGCAGCGAGGAGGAGAGGGTGACGGAGGCGCAGAAGAACCAGCGGCTGCAGAAGAACCTGAAG
- the LOC114138940 gene encoding moesin-like isoform X2, translating to MSTINVRVTTMDAELEFAILPSTTGKQLFDQVVKTIGLRETWFFGLQYQDSKGFSTWLKMNKRVTAQDVKKNNPLLIKFRARFYPEEVAEELIQEATQRLFFLQVKESILNDDIYCPPETAVLLASYAVQVKHGDYSKDYHVPGYLTKEKLLPQRVLEQHKLNKNQWEERIQVWHQEHKGMLREDAMLEYLKIAQDLEMYGVNYFNIKNKKGSELWLGVDALGLNIYDKKDKMTPKIGFPWSEIRNISFNDKKFVIKPIDKKAPDFVFYVPRLRINKRILALCMGNHDLYMRRRKPDTIEVQQMKAQAREEKNKRQMERALLESEKKKRENAEKETEKIARETMELMERLRQIEEQTKRAQDELEEQTRRALELEKERTIAQEEAERLDYDRRAAVEAKAALLHHSETQIKSQEGLATELAELTTKISQLEEAKKKKDEEAQQWQKRALMVEADLERTKDELKTKLMGVQIQNSAHPHMHEHDETDESSAEASAELTAPGMVCDRSEEERVTEAQKNQRLQKNLKFLSTELARAVDESKKTPNDLIHAENVRAGRDKYKTLRQIRQGNTKQRIDEFESM from the exons ATGTCAACT ATCAATGTCCGAGTTACAACAATGGACGCGGAGTTGGAGTTTGCCATCCTGCCAAGCACGACTGGCAAACAGCTTTTTGACCAG GTGGTGAAGACGATCGGACTAAGAGAAACATGGTTCTTCGGCCTTCAGTATCAGGACAGCAAAGGCTTCTCCACCTGGCTCAAGATGAACAAGAGA GTGACGGCTCAAGATGTGAAGAAGAACAACCCCCTGCTGATTAAGTTCAGGGCCAGGTTTTACCCGGAGGAGGTAGCCGAGGAGCTGATCCAGGAGGCAACGCAGCGCCTCTTCTTCCTGCAG GTGAAGGAGAGCATCCTGAACGACGACATATACTGTCCGCCCGAGACTGCAGTGCTCCTGGCATCGTATGCAGTGCAAGTCAAACACGGAGACTACAGCAAAGATTATCACGTACCGGGATACCTCACCAAAGAGAAGTTGCTGCCACAGAG GGTTTTGGAGCAGCAcaagctgaataaaaatcagTGGGAGGAAAGAATCCAGGTGTGGCATCAAGAGCACAAGGGAATGCTGAG GGAGGACGCAATGCTGGAGTATCTGAAGATAGCCCAGGACCTGGAGATGTACGGGGTCAACTACTTCAACATCAAGAACAAGAAAGGGTCCGAGCTGTGGCTGGGGGTGGACGCGCTGGGGCTGAACATTTATGACAAGAAAGACAA GATGACCCCAAAGATCGGCTTCCCCTGGAGTGAGATAAGAAACATCTCATTCAACGACAAGAAATTTGTCATCAAGCCAATTGACAAGAAAGCCCCG GACTTTGTTTTCTATGTACCTCGTCTCCGCATCAACAAACGCATCCTGGCATTGTGCATGGGAAACCATGACCTGTACATGCGCAGACGCAAACCCGACACCATCGAGGTCCAGCAGATGAAGGCCCAGGCCAGGGAGGAGAAGAACAAGAGGCAAATGGAGCG GGCTCTGCTcgagagcgagaaaaaaaagCGAGAAAACGCCGAGAAGGAAACGGAGAAGATTGCCCGGGAGACCATGGAGCTGATGGAACGATTGAGACAGATTGAAGAGCAGACAAAGAGAGCTCAAGACG AGCTGGAAGAGCAGACCCGCAGAGCCCTGGAGTTGGAAAAGGAGAGAACAATCGCTCAGGAGGAGGCAGAGCGTCTGGACTACGACCGCAGAGCTGCAGTGGAGGCGAAAGCGGCCCTGCTGCACCATTCCGAGACCCAGATCAAGAGCCAGGAAGGCCTG GCCACTGAGCTGGCTGAGCTTACCACTAAGATCTCCCAGCTGGAAGAAGCCAAGAAGAAAAAGGACGAGGAGGCGCAGCAATGGCAGAAAAGG GCCTTGATGGTAGAAGCTGATTTGGAGCGAACCAAAGACGAGCTGAAGACTAAACTAATGGGTGTCCAAATCCAGAACTCTGCTCACCCCCACATGCACGAGCACGACGAGACGGACGAGAGCAGCGCCGAGGCGAGCGCCGAGCTGACCGCCCCCGGCATGGTCTGCGACCGCAGCGAGGAGGAGAGGGTGACGGAGGCGCAGAAGAACCAGCGGCTGCAGAAGAACCTGAAG
- the LOC114138940 gene encoding moesin-like isoform X3, whose protein sequence is MDAELEFAILPSTTGKQLFDQVVKTIGLRETWFFGLQYQDSKGFSTWLKMNKRVTAQDVKKNNPLLIKFRARFYPEEVAEELIQEATQRLFFLQVKESILNDDIYCPPETAVLLASYAVQVKHGDYSKDYHVPGYLTKEKLLPQRVLEQHKLNKNQWEERIQVWHQEHKGMLREDAMLEYLKIAQDLEMYGVNYFNIKNKKGSELWLGVDALGLNIYDKKDKMTPKIGFPWSEIRNISFNDKKFVIKPIDKKAPDFVFYVPRLRINKRILALCMGNHDLYMRRRKPDTIEVQQMKAQAREEKNKRQMERALLESEKKKRENAEKETEKIARETMELMERLRQIEEQTKRAQDELEEQTRRALELEKERTIAQEEAERLDYDRRAAVEAKAALLHHSETQIKSQEGLATELAELTTKISQLEEAKKKKDEEAQQWQKRALMVEADLERTKDELKTKLMGVQIQNSAHPHMHEHDETDESSAEASAELTAPGMVCDRSEEERVTEAQKNQRLQKNLKFLSTELARAVDESKKTPNDLIHAENVRAGRDKYKTLRQIRQGNTKQRIDEFESM, encoded by the exons ATGGACGCGGAGTTGGAGTTTGCCATCCTGCCAAGCACGACTGGCAAACAGCTTTTTGACCAG GTGGTGAAGACGATCGGACTAAGAGAAACATGGTTCTTCGGCCTTCAGTATCAGGACAGCAAAGGCTTCTCCACCTGGCTCAAGATGAACAAGAGA GTGACGGCTCAAGATGTGAAGAAGAACAACCCCCTGCTGATTAAGTTCAGGGCCAGGTTTTACCCGGAGGAGGTAGCCGAGGAGCTGATCCAGGAGGCAACGCAGCGCCTCTTCTTCCTGCAG GTGAAGGAGAGCATCCTGAACGACGACATATACTGTCCGCCCGAGACTGCAGTGCTCCTGGCATCGTATGCAGTGCAAGTCAAACACGGAGACTACAGCAAAGATTATCACGTACCGGGATACCTCACCAAAGAGAAGTTGCTGCCACAGAG GGTTTTGGAGCAGCAcaagctgaataaaaatcagTGGGAGGAAAGAATCCAGGTGTGGCATCAAGAGCACAAGGGAATGCTGAG GGAGGACGCAATGCTGGAGTATCTGAAGATAGCCCAGGACCTGGAGATGTACGGGGTCAACTACTTCAACATCAAGAACAAGAAAGGGTCCGAGCTGTGGCTGGGGGTGGACGCGCTGGGGCTGAACATTTATGACAAGAAAGACAA GATGACCCCAAAGATCGGCTTCCCCTGGAGTGAGATAAGAAACATCTCATTCAACGACAAGAAATTTGTCATCAAGCCAATTGACAAGAAAGCCCCG GACTTTGTTTTCTATGTACCTCGTCTCCGCATCAACAAACGCATCCTGGCATTGTGCATGGGAAACCATGACCTGTACATGCGCAGACGCAAACCCGACACCATCGAGGTCCAGCAGATGAAGGCCCAGGCCAGGGAGGAGAAGAACAAGAGGCAAATGGAGCG GGCTCTGCTcgagagcgagaaaaaaaagCGAGAAAACGCCGAGAAGGAAACGGAGAAGATTGCCCGGGAGACCATGGAGCTGATGGAACGATTGAGACAGATTGAAGAGCAGACAAAGAGAGCTCAAGACG AGCTGGAAGAGCAGACCCGCAGAGCCCTGGAGTTGGAAAAGGAGAGAACAATCGCTCAGGAGGAGGCAGAGCGTCTGGACTACGACCGCAGAGCTGCAGTGGAGGCGAAAGCGGCCCTGCTGCACCATTCCGAGACCCAGATCAAGAGCCAGGAAGGCCTG GCCACTGAGCTGGCTGAGCTTACCACTAAGATCTCCCAGCTGGAAGAAGCCAAGAAGAAAAAGGACGAGGAGGCGCAGCAATGGCAGAAAAGG GCCTTGATGGTAGAAGCTGATTTGGAGCGAACCAAAGACGAGCTGAAGACTAAACTAATGGGTGTCCAAATCCAGAACTCTGCTCACCCCCACATGCACGAGCACGACGAGACGGACGAGAGCAGCGCCGAGGCGAGCGCCGAGCTGACCGCCCCCGGCATGGTCTGCGACCGCAGCGAGGAGGAGAGGGTGACGGAGGCGCAGAAGAACCAGCGGCTGCAGAAGAACCTGAAG
- the LOC114138940 gene encoding moesin-like isoform X1: MNIWELFLCFLWQINVRVTTMDAELEFAILPSTTGKQLFDQVVKTIGLRETWFFGLQYQDSKGFSTWLKMNKRVTAQDVKKNNPLLIKFRARFYPEEVAEELIQEATQRLFFLQVKESILNDDIYCPPETAVLLASYAVQVKHGDYSKDYHVPGYLTKEKLLPQRVLEQHKLNKNQWEERIQVWHQEHKGMLREDAMLEYLKIAQDLEMYGVNYFNIKNKKGSELWLGVDALGLNIYDKKDKMTPKIGFPWSEIRNISFNDKKFVIKPIDKKAPDFVFYVPRLRINKRILALCMGNHDLYMRRRKPDTIEVQQMKAQAREEKNKRQMERALLESEKKKRENAEKETEKIARETMELMERLRQIEEQTKRAQDELEEQTRRALELEKERTIAQEEAERLDYDRRAAVEAKAALLHHSETQIKSQEGLATELAELTTKISQLEEAKKKKDEEAQQWQKRALMVEADLERTKDELKTKLMGVQIQNSAHPHMHEHDETDESSAEASAELTAPGMVCDRSEEERVTEAQKNQRLQKNLKFLSTELARAVDESKKTPNDLIHAENVRAGRDKYKTLRQIRQGNTKQRIDEFESM, encoded by the exons ATGAACATTTGGGagcttttcctctgttttctctgGCAGATCAATGTCCGAGTTACAACAATGGACGCGGAGTTGGAGTTTGCCATCCTGCCAAGCACGACTGGCAAACAGCTTTTTGACCAG GTGGTGAAGACGATCGGACTAAGAGAAACATGGTTCTTCGGCCTTCAGTATCAGGACAGCAAAGGCTTCTCCACCTGGCTCAAGATGAACAAGAGA GTGACGGCTCAAGATGTGAAGAAGAACAACCCCCTGCTGATTAAGTTCAGGGCCAGGTTTTACCCGGAGGAGGTAGCCGAGGAGCTGATCCAGGAGGCAACGCAGCGCCTCTTCTTCCTGCAG GTGAAGGAGAGCATCCTGAACGACGACATATACTGTCCGCCCGAGACTGCAGTGCTCCTGGCATCGTATGCAGTGCAAGTCAAACACGGAGACTACAGCAAAGATTATCACGTACCGGGATACCTCACCAAAGAGAAGTTGCTGCCACAGAG GGTTTTGGAGCAGCAcaagctgaataaaaatcagTGGGAGGAAAGAATCCAGGTGTGGCATCAAGAGCACAAGGGAATGCTGAG GGAGGACGCAATGCTGGAGTATCTGAAGATAGCCCAGGACCTGGAGATGTACGGGGTCAACTACTTCAACATCAAGAACAAGAAAGGGTCCGAGCTGTGGCTGGGGGTGGACGCGCTGGGGCTGAACATTTATGACAAGAAAGACAA GATGACCCCAAAGATCGGCTTCCCCTGGAGTGAGATAAGAAACATCTCATTCAACGACAAGAAATTTGTCATCAAGCCAATTGACAAGAAAGCCCCG GACTTTGTTTTCTATGTACCTCGTCTCCGCATCAACAAACGCATCCTGGCATTGTGCATGGGAAACCATGACCTGTACATGCGCAGACGCAAACCCGACACCATCGAGGTCCAGCAGATGAAGGCCCAGGCCAGGGAGGAGAAGAACAAGAGGCAAATGGAGCG GGCTCTGCTcgagagcgagaaaaaaaagCGAGAAAACGCCGAGAAGGAAACGGAGAAGATTGCCCGGGAGACCATGGAGCTGATGGAACGATTGAGACAGATTGAAGAGCAGACAAAGAGAGCTCAAGACG AGCTGGAAGAGCAGACCCGCAGAGCCCTGGAGTTGGAAAAGGAGAGAACAATCGCTCAGGAGGAGGCAGAGCGTCTGGACTACGACCGCAGAGCTGCAGTGGAGGCGAAAGCGGCCCTGCTGCACCATTCCGAGACCCAGATCAAGAGCCAGGAAGGCCTG GCCACTGAGCTGGCTGAGCTTACCACTAAGATCTCCCAGCTGGAAGAAGCCAAGAAGAAAAAGGACGAGGAGGCGCAGCAATGGCAGAAAAGG GCCTTGATGGTAGAAGCTGATTTGGAGCGAACCAAAGACGAGCTGAAGACTAAACTAATGGGTGTCCAAATCCAGAACTCTGCTCACCCCCACATGCACGAGCACGACGAGACGGACGAGAGCAGCGCCGAGGCGAGCGCCGAGCTGACCGCCCCCGGCATGGTCTGCGACCGCAGCGAGGAGGAGAGGGTGACGGAGGCGCAGAAGAACCAGCGGCTGCAGAAGAACCTGAAG